One Epinephelus moara isolate mb chromosome 20, YSFRI_EMoa_1.0, whole genome shotgun sequence genomic window carries:
- the phrf1 gene encoding PHD and RING finger domain-containing protein 1: MDEDDSQDELINRSTSHGKGKRAALWAISDDSDDVEEESEEGGSDSSAEEEEDHVDGEEEEEEDDEEDEEEEEEGNEEEDDEEEEGDAKAEDGAIGAASADLAGMSSDEDADKCPICLNSFSSQPVATPENCQHYFCLDCILAWAKNVNSCPVDRLAFNSIYLRKSYGGKVKKMITVQKPAKEGLEETVDLDLEQTSCEVCGGSDREDRLLLCDGCDAGYHMECLTPPLDSVPVEEWFCPECVANNRHSRGSAEEISDTESLPSTARPATSRSHSGAAAPTRAIARTQQSERVRANVNRHRITQARSSQLAPTYLIQSTWLDETINAVVAGLNTAVYVRDFAPRAPASRRRKTGRRRKVRRKKTSSSMAKNGKAAGTGVKRRKRRVRRTKSRKKLALKKSITPRSRIANNLGIVKDKKSSSLPTVYRPSEHTLSSMRADIGAASLSIYGDPFDLDPFVEREEEEQQATSLLEAKRRGISRSALRSHQPVARPVTASLSRRGMDVPQSRSVVEAAPVPDLLGSILSGQSVLLMDSSDVVINRDGSLKTTKPMLPSVLKPSCSNSCSSGDGSTQISPVMSPNQGDSSPSPHYNRDLPGSSHSSTNRPFSQSSSRLHSPASHIPSSSHSDLPPRGHPTLLPPRPIRPTPPPGHWRTNGVRAPSPSSSIQPTLDSSSKSKVETSSQSQTIKAPVKPMWVDVSVLPRIPKIKRESSGITNDDTGQGGGTGSNRSSSSRGNGRNSATSSNGYGMPETGMNSLAGDKGKQQSVDQQKGRADGQAQRQRPDGNSSSSAFSNSFSSFSSTGSSTNQQRYSSSSSSSSSAVSFRINSSGNSWQARRLSSSSSSAAGGSSQEHRREKEDEAKKRQLHRDKQMLLASRTLVNKEQDSNTIYDPFNPTLSDSSSSEDEAENKSLDGSSRRATLEGMAPSLRNEKGLVQSKQKPVPVKTETQENEDFQEGPRGASPQETTTQEVIFSEEHVKVEKESSIETKTEKQTQLLDIEVKKEPGLDDAGDAERFGHSVKSLNSETANTTPPVQHSLDLLKTERETLEDDSGQTVGTPNSAPPDSKNDSSASSSAPTTNRQKPETKSDSKLDSKSSPKSRDSGHNKTSKERCSSSLETDKERRGDHHASSQGGRRKEKEKDSQRSSRRSRSREKRRAHSSSESSQSNSPDRTRRKRRRSRSRSKDRRRSRSGSSSSSREHSRRRKQKRRSKERNDGRERDCERRRLSKDKRRGRSRSKSRSRSRSKDHKRGHSRSKSRSKSRSRSRERRKDHTRPQQSSLSYRDKVEYRSRDKRRQRSRSRSREKRKDEGSSSKSSQKTSGSSVLSLKDTKQLKDKKKEKDIPRSSLKEEKLVPLNKHTTSSCAATSVVSKKDKDLKADVQATTTEMAKEMKVGKEIKKEKQPLLDMFEDSPITTEIKKEETDIHALTVAKSIDEEGNKEDPIKTETIEIQTETETFEIKTETCEIRTETSEIKTETCEIQIDKSEPSSPDLCQLPPVTSFSTLTTSVTTDCLQDTVSPSHQELIATGEQSDTVGLTVPVKQEVLQPSDSDDDFNVDVMLDNLDYVKSERTEESGESLKQKKEVEEGKNEQVSTAVGAKSKSQVKRVTWNIQEPEGPQPEKSPSKLSLYKLKLKQEGRRPSSTVQTSSQDITGAVSHPSKKGAAGALGTSSRPDGAQGEAEEGDLSRKDQYLKKLHMQERAIEEVKLAIKPFYQKRDINKEEYKEILRKAVQKVCHSKSGEINPVKVGNLVKAYVDKYKHARKHKKGEDLGQTQEAETMKTSDSP; the protein is encoded by the exons ATGGATGAAGATGACAGCCAAGATGAGCTGATCAACCGCAGTACGTCCCATGGCAAAGGAAAAAGGGCTGCGCTGTGGGCCATCTCAG ATGACTCGGATGATGTGGAAGAGGAGTCTGAGGAAGGAGGATCTGACAGTAGTGcggaagaagaggaggatcacgtagatggagaggaggaggaggaggaggatgatgaggaggatgaggaggaagaagaagaagggaacGAAGAGGAGGATG atgaggaagaggagggagatgcTAAGGCTGAGGATGGAGCTATCGGGGCAGCCTCCGCAGACCTTGCAGGGATGAGCTCGGATGAGGACGCAGATAAGTGTCCCATCTGCCTTAACTCATTCAGCAGCCAGCCTGTTGCAACGCCAGAGAACTGTCAGCACTACTTTTGTCTTGACTGCATCCTTGCATGGGCCAAG AATGTAAACTCGTGTCCTGTAGACCGTCTTGCCTTCAACAGCATATACCTAAGGAAATCTTATGGAGGCAAAGTGAAGAAAATG ATCACAGTACAAAAGCCTGCGAAGGAAGGGCTAGAGGAAACAGTAGATTTGGACCTGGAGCAGACCAGCTGTGAGGTGTGTGGGGGCAGTGACCGTGAGGACCGCCTTTTGCTCTGCGATGGCTGTGATGCTGG GTATCACATGGAGTGTCTCACACCACCTCTTGACTCTGTTCCTGTGGAGGAATGGTTCTGCCCTGAGTGTGTAGCCAACAACCGGCACTCAA GGGGTTCAGCTGAAGAAATTAGTGATACCGAGAGCCTACCTTCTACTGCCCGTCCTGCCACCAGTCGCTCCCACTCTGGTGCTGCAGCTCCCACCAGAGCTATCGCCCGAACTCAGCAGAGTGAGAGGGTTCGAGCCAACGTCAACCGACATCGCATCACACAGGCACGCTCATCACAG TTGGCGCCCACATATCTGATTCAGTCCACTTGGCTGGATGAGACTATTAATGCTGTGGTGGCTGGGCTCAACACGGCTGTGTATGTACGGGATTTCGCACCCCGCGCCCCAGCTAGCCGCAGGCGTAAAACCG GAAGACGCAGAAAGGTCAGACGCAAGAAGACGTCTTCTTCTATGGCTAAAAATGGTAAAGCAGCAGGTACAGGAGTCAAGAGGAGGAAACGGAGAGTGAGGAGGACTAAGTCCAGAAAAAAACTG GCGTTAAAAAAGTCAATCACTCCTCGAAGCCGTATCGCTAACAATCTTGGAATTGTAAAGGACAAGAAGAGCTCTTCACTTCCAACAGTATATCGGCCGTCAGAGCACACACTGAGCAGCATGCGTGCTGACATAGGTGCAGCATCCCTCTCTATCTACGGAGATCCATTTGACCTGGATCCCTTTGTGGAACG TgaggaagaagagcagcaggCTACATCACTGTTGGAAGCCAAGCGACGAGGGATCTCGCGATCTGCTCTTCGTTCTCACCAGCCTGTAGCTCGACCAGTCACTGCGAGCCTTTCAAG GAGAGGTATGGATGTTCCACAATCAAGGAGTGTTGTGGAGGCTGCTCCCGTGCCTGACCTCCTGGGCAGCATCCTATCAGGACAGAGTGTCCTGCTAATGGACAGTTCTGATGTTGTTATTAATCGAGATGGTTCCCTTAAAACTACGAAGCCGA TGTTGCCATCTGTGTTAAAGCCAAGTTGCAGCAATAGCTGTAGCTCAGGAGATGGCAGCACCCAGATCAGCCCAGTGATGTCGCCCAACCAGGGAGACAGTTCTCCATCGCCTCACTACAACAGAGACCTGCCAGGATCCTCCCATAGCTCCACCAACAGACCTTTCTCCCAGAGCTCTTCGCGCTTACACTCCCCAGCCAGCCACATCCCATCATCTTCCCATTCTGATTTACCACCCCGAGGTCACCCAACTTTGCTGCCACCTCGTCCAATCAGACCCACACCCCCTCCTGGTCACTGGAGAACCAATGGAGTTAGAGCCCCCAGTCCTTCCTCATCCATCCAACCTACCCTTGACTCCAGCTCTAAGAGCAAAGTAGAGACCTCATCACAGTCCCAAACTATAAAAGCACCTGTAAAGCCCATGTGGGTAGATGTGTCGGTTCTTCCAAGgataccaaaaataaaaagggaGAGCAGTGGTATCACAAATGATGACACTGGTCAAGGGGGCGGCACTGGCAGTAATCGAAGCAGCAGTAGTAGGGGAAATGGTAGAAATTCTGCCACCAGTAGTAATGGTTATGGCATGCCAGAAACAGGCATGAACAGCCTTGCTGGGGACAAGGGAAAGCAGCAAAGCGTAGACCAGCAAAAGGGTAGGGCTGACGGTCAGGCCCAGAGGCAGAGGCCAGATGGAAACAGCTCATCCTCAGCCTTCTCCAACtcattctcctccttctcctctacTGGCTCCTCTACCAACCAGCAACGTTATTCCTCAtcgtcttcctcttcttcatcagCAGTGAGCTTCCGCATTAACTCCAGTGGGAACTCCTGGCAGGCAAGGCGGCTTAGCAGCTCCTcatcctctgctgctggaggcAGTTCGCAGGAACACCgcagagaaaaagaagatgaaGCAAAGAAGAGACAGCTGCACAGGGATAAACAGATGCTTCTGGCATCACGTACATTGGTCAATAAGGAACAAGACAGTAATACTATCTACGATCCCTTTAATCCTACTCTGTCAGACTCGAGCAGCTCAGAGGATGAAGCTGAGAACAAAAGCCTGGATGGTAGCTCCCGACGTGCCACACTTGAGGGGATGGCCCCTAGTTTAAGAAATGAGAAGGGTTTAGTGCAAAGCAAGCAGAAACcagttcctgtgaaaactgaaacaCAGGAGAATGAGGACTTCCAGGAAGGACCGAGGGGAGCTAGTCCTCAGGAAACCACAACACAAGAGGTCATATTCTCAGAGGAACATGTCAAGGTCGAAAAAGAGTCATCAATAGAGACAAAGACTGAGAAACAAACCCAATTACTTGACATTGAAGTTAAGAAGGAGCCCGGGTTAGATGACGCAGGGGATGCTGAAAGGTTTGGTCACAGTGTAAAAAGTTTGAATTCAGAGACAGCAAACACCACACCACCTGTTCAACACAGCCTGGATCTTTtaaagactgagagagagacTCTAGAAGATGATAGTGGACAGACTGTTGGAACTCCCAACAGTGCTCCCCCTGACTCTAAGAACGATTCATCAGCATCCAGCTCTGCTCCCACTACGAACAGACAAAAACCAGAAACTAAATCAGATTCTAAATTGGACTCCAAATCCTCTCCCAAGTCAAGAGATTCGGGCCATAACAAGACCTCAAAGGAGAGATGCTCGAGCAGTTtggagacagacaaagagaggagaggagaccaTCATGCATCAAGCCAGGGAGGCCGacgaaaagaaaaggagaaggaCAGTCAAAGGAGTTCCAGGCGTTCAAGGtccagagagaagaggagggccCATTCATCCTCAGAAAGCTCTCAGTCCAATTCCCCGGATAGGACTCGCAGAAAGAGGCGGCGATCCCGGTCGCGATCCAAAGACAGGAGACGATCTAG ATCTGGTtccagctccagcagcagagagcaTTCAAGAAGGAGGAAGCAAAAACGAAGGAGCAAGGAAAGAAATGacggcagagagagagactgtgaaAGAAGACgtttgtcaaaagacaagagaCGTGGTCGGTCTCGCTCAAAATCACGTTCCAGGTCTAGATCAAAGGACCATAAACGTGGTCATTCTCGCTCAAAATCACGCTCAAAATCACGGTCCAGATCCAGGGAAAGGAGGAAAGACCACACACGACCGCAACAATCTTCTCTCTCCTATAGAGACAAGGTAGAGTACCGGTCAAGAGACAAGAGAAGACAAAGGTCTAGATCCAGATCAAGAGAAAAACGGAAAGATGAAGGATCATCATCCAAGAGTTCTCAGAAAACTTCAGGGTCTAGTGTTTTGTCCctgaaagacacaaaacagtTAAAGGacaagaaaaaagagaaggatATCCCTCGGAGCTCCctcaaagaggaaaaacttGTTCCACTGAACAAACACACGACTTCCTCCTGTGCTGCCACCTCTGTAGTTAGTAAGAAAGACAAAGACCTCAAGGCAGATGTCCAGGCCACAACAACAGAAATGGCAAAAGAGATGAAGGTTGGAAAAgagattaagaaagaaaaacaaccacttctTGATATGTTTGAAGATTCTCCTATTACTACGGAAATTAAGAAAGAAGAAACTGACATCCATGCCTTGACGGTAGCTAAAAGCATAGATGAGGAAGGAAACAAAGAAGACCCCATCAAGACTGAGACAATTGAAATCCAGACTGAGACTGAGACATTTGAAATCAAAACTGAGACATGTGAAATTAGGACTGAGACAAGTGAAATCAAGACTGAGACTTGTGAAATCCAGATAGATAAATCTGAGCCAAGTTCCCCAGATTTATGCCAATTACCCCCCGTCACCTCATTTTCTACATTGACCACATCTGTTACAACAGACTGTCTCCAGGACACAGTCTCTCCATCTCATCAAGAGTTAATAGCCACTGGAGAACAATCTGACACTGTTGGGTTGACTGTCCCTGTAAAGCAGGAAGTTCTGCAACCCTCAGACTCTGATGATGACTTTAATGTTGATGTGATGCTCGACAACCTGGACTATGTGAAGTCTGAGCGCACAGAGGAAAGTGGTGAATCTCTCAAACAAAAGAAGGAAGTGGAGGAGGGGAAGAATGAACAGGTATCGACTGCAGTGGGGGCCAAATCCAAGTCTCAAGTGAAGAGGGTTACCTGGAATATACAGGAGCCTGAGGGGCCTCAACCAGAGAAATCTCCAAGCA AGCTGTCCCTGTATAAATTGAAGCTGAAACAGGAAGGTCGCAGACCCTCCTCAACTGTCCAGACATCCAGTCAG GACATCACTGGAGCTGTCAGTCATCCTTCCAAGAAGGGTGCTGCCGGTGCGCTCGGTACCTCCTCTAGACCTGATGGTGCAcaaggagaggcagaggagggagaTTTGTCGAGGAAAGACCAG TATTTGAAGAAGCTGCACATGCAGGAGAGAGCTATAGAAGAGGTGAAGCTCGCCATCAAGCCTTTCTACCAGAAGAGGGACATCAACAAGGAGGAATACAAAGAGATTCTACGCAAAGCTGTCCAGAAG GTGTGCCACAGCAAGAGTGGGGAGATCAACCCAGTGAAGGTGGGCAATCTGGTCAAGGCATATGTGGACAAATACAAGCATGCTAGGAAACACAAGAAAGGAGAGGACTTAGGGCAGACGCAGGAGGCTGAGACCATGAAAACTTCTGATAGCCCCTGA
- the rassf7a gene encoding ras association domain-containing protein 7 — protein sequence MELKVWVDGVVRVVCGLSEETSCQDVVIALAQAIGQTGRYVLIQRLRDTERQLLATEKPLESLAKLGQHGSEVQFFLRRTGPSSSDGPNSKQDRPTPPPLPKHPEPEPSKRSQPKKALTFNLGPSTSPKTKAKQLKRSPRDSPEQRTSPSPSPSPVSPHVPSPSPSPPIGPSKEEVFRKVLQQQERLRAMEAQLEALERESHTWERPYPSPCPSPVSDARLQEELDALEIAMRRNQAELAHEQYWEEELQAEVERERGMRRKLGELHAKLDDCGRRLHEFSVRSAQLEQEIQRESQTEGKAASRPEESLDAVKVELQSREAHGTELEEQLSETEKALGKAESLLQAKQEDLEELNKELRQCNLQQFIQQTGVLPAHTHSRTELQEQLEQLELAHLLQDGYRNGSPSVTQLESPPRPTAKQFLGHPRNLQNPLVSSLNPEVLTSRESSWR from the exons ATGGAGCTCAAAGTGTGGGTGGACGGAGTGGTGCGGGTCGTGTGCGGCCTGTCTGAGGAGACGTCCTGCCAGGATGTAGTCATCGCTCTGGCCCAGGCCATTG GTCAGACAGGCCGTTATGTTCTGATCCAGCGTCTTAGAGATACAGAGAGGCAACTGTTGGCCACAGAGAAGCCTCTGGAGTCTCTGGCTAAGTTAGGCCAACATGGCAGTGAAGTTCAGTTCTTCCTGCGCCGCACTGGCCCTAGCAGCAGTGATGGACCCAACTCAAAACAGGACAGACCAACTCCACCCCCGCTGCCCAAGCATCCTGAGCCAGAGCCTTCAAAACGCAGCCAACCTAAGAAAGCACTCACCTTTAACCTGGGGCCATCCACCTCTCCTAAAACCAAAGCCAAACAGTTAAAGAGGTCTCCTCGGGACTCTCCAGAGCAAAGAAcctccccctccccttcccCCAGCCCCGTATCCCCTCACGTGCCATCCCCATCTCCATCACCACCTATAGGCCCATCCAAAGAGGAGGTCTTTAGGAAGGTTCTTCAACAACAGGAGAGACTGAGGGCTATGGAGGCCCAGCTAGAAGCCCTAGAGAGGGAGTCACATACCTGGGAGCGTCCCTACCCATCTCCATGTCCCTCACCAGTTTCTGACGCTCGCTTGCAAGAAGAGTTGGACGCTCTGGAGATAGCGATGCGTAGGAACCAGGCAGAGCTTGCCCACGAGCAGTACTGGGAGGAAGAGCTTCAGGCAGAGGTGGAGCGAGAGCGAGGAATGAGGAGGAAACTGGGGGAGCTCCACGCCAAGCTCGACGACTGTGGACGGCGGCTCCACGAGTTCTCCGTTCGCTCCGCTCAGCTGGAGCAAGAGATCCAGCGGGAAAGCCAGACTGAAGGGAAAGCCGCCAGCAGACCAGAGGAATCCCTCGATGCCGTGAAGGTGGAGCTCCAGAGCCGGGAGGCTCACGGGACAGAGCTGGAGGAGCAGCTATCTGAGACTGAAAAGGCTCTGGGGaaggcagagtctctgctgCAG GCCAAACAGGAGGACCTGGAGGAGCTGAATAAGGAGCTGAGGCAGTGTAACCTGCAGCAGTTTATCCAACAGACAGGTGTCCTGCCGGCACATACCCACTCACGCACAGAGCTTCAGGAGCAGCTGGAGCAGTTAGAGCTGGCACATCTCCTGCAGGATGGATACAGGAATGGAA gCCCCAGTGTAACCCAACTGGAATCCCCGCCTCGCCCCACTGCCAAACAGTTCCTGGGACATCCACGCAACCTGCAAAACCCTCTAGTGTCCAGTCTCAACCCtgagg TCCTGACATCCCGAGAGTCATCATGGAGATAA